The following nucleotide sequence is from Nesterenkonia xinjiangensis.
GTGGGGCCCTCGCTCAATGTCGCCTGCGCGGTGGGGAAGGTGAAGATCGACCACGTGATCAGACCGGTGCTGCCCTATCTGCTGGCCCAGACCTCGCTGGTGCTCCTCATGGGGCTCTTCCCCGAGATGATCATGGTCCCGCTGGAGTGGTTGAGCCCGTAGCAAGACCGCCGCCGGCGCCGCCCGCGCCGATCTCATCACGCGTGAGAACGACCCGCCCCTCCCCCAAGGCCTGACCAGCAGGCTAGCGGTCTGGCACGAGAAAGGGGTCGAGGAGCCCCGGGGCCGCCTGCACTGCGAACTCCAGGCTCTGCCGCCGTTCGATGTCCGGGGTGTCGTAGCCGCCCTGTCCCGCCGCGGTCATCGTGGAGACCGTGCGCAGATTCAGCCGCCGCTGAAGCAGTGATTCCCGGATCACTATGGTGCTCACCGATGAGCGCTGGAGGACGGTGGTCGCTCGGCTCAGCAGTCCTGAGCGAGTGATGACATAGCGGTCTGTGATCGTGTGACCCAGTGCTCGATAGGCGAGGACCGCCGCCAGCAGGCTCGCCGGACCGAAGGCCGCCGTCGCCCAGATCACCTCGTAGGGGAGCACGTCGCTGACCGCGAGCCAGGTCAGCAGCGCACCGAGGCCGACGGTGAGCCCGCCAGCCCACCACAGTCGACGTCGCAGCGCTCTCCAGGGATGGGGCCTCAGGTGCGCGTGGAAGGGGTTCTCCGGGTCGCCGAGCACCTGTCCAGCGACTTCTCTGGTGCGGGAGATCGGGCCGCGGGGCAGGATCGCCGCGGGTTCTGACATCGACCACACATCGAGCCCGGTGGTGAGCACGCTGGTGTCGCTCACGCCCATCCAGCGCCACAGCACCGGTTCCGAGATCTGGGCTCCCCGAATCCGATTCTCATCACGGTTGACCTCCCGAGTGGTGAACAGGCCTCTTCGGGTCCGCAGCATGGTGCCGTCTCTGCTGCGGATCCGAGCCAGTTCGAAGTTCCAGTTCTCGGCGAAGTAGTTGATGCCAAGACCAACGGCCCCGAGTGCTCCGACGACGACCACCGCGATGAGCGTTGTGCCGACCCAGCCGATCGAGTCCCAGTCGAGCAGCCCGACGACGAAGCCGTAGAGGTCCACACCGACAGTGCTCAGCAGCCAGAGGGCACCCCAGCCCAGCCCCAGAGCCAGGACGTAGGCCCAGATGGTGAACATGTTGTAGATGCACCAGCTCGGTTCGAACCGAGCGAAGATTCTCAGCGGCTCATCTGCTTCGGGAGCAGCTGCCGGGCTCTCATGACCGGCCCCGTCCTGCGCCGTCGTCCGGCGGTGCTGTGAGGAGAGTTCCGAGTCCACCGACGCCTCGAGGACTTCTGCGGGTCCTTCAACCGCGCTGAGCAGGCTGTGCTGAAGCCTTCGAGCATCCTCAGCGCTGAGGGCGTCCAAAGACAGCGCGGACTCCCCCGCCGAGGCTTGCTGGCCGGCCCCGATGTTGACCACCCGCATCCTCGCCAGCCGGTGACGCAGCTTCGCTTCGACATCCACGCTGCGGATGCGGTCTCGTTGGATCGAGCGATGCCGCCGCAGGAAGACTCCGGTCTTGAGCTCGACGTAGGTCGGCGTCACCCGAAAGCGTGTGAAGACCCACCGCAGCCCATCGGCGACGGCACCCAGGACCCCGAACGCTGCCAGAGCTATCAGCGGCCAGATCTGCCCGGCGGAGACATCGATCCCGAAGCCCCAGATCGCCACCATCGGCGGCACGATCGACACGATGCTGATGACCAGGTCGACCCAGATGATGCGGACACTGAGCCGATGCCAGGTCGTCGCGGGAGCATCGCGGGAGGCCTGGACTTCAGCTGGGTGAGGCGGCGACAGGCTCATGTGCCGTCCCCGGGGATCTGCTGAGTCGCCTCGGTCAGCTCTTCGGCCAGACGGGCTGCTGTCCTCTGATCAAGGCCACCGATGTCTATGGCCCCGTAGGACGAGGCTGTGGTGACT
It contains:
- a CDS encoding PH domain-containing protein → MSLSPPHPAEVQASRDAPATTWHRLSVRIIWVDLVISIVSIVPPMVAIWGFGIDVSAGQIWPLIALAAFGVLGAVADGLRWVFTRFRVTPTYVELKTGVFLRRHRSIQRDRIRSVDVEAKLRHRLARMRVVNIGAGQQASAGESALSLDALSAEDARRLQHSLLSAVEGPAEVLEASVDSELSSQHRRTTAQDGAGHESPAAAPEADEPLRIFARFEPSWCIYNMFTIWAYVLALGLGWGALWLLSTVGVDLYGFVVGLLDWDSIGWVGTTLIAVVVVGALGAVGLGINYFAENWNFELARIRSRDGTMLRTRRGLFTTREVNRDENRIRGAQISEPVLWRWMGVSDTSVLTTGLDVWSMSEPAAILPRGPISRTREVAGQVLGDPENPFHAHLRPHPWRALRRRLWWAGGLTVGLGALLTWLAVSDVLPYEVIWATAAFGPASLLAAVLAYRALGHTITDRYVITRSGLLSRATTVLQRSSVSTIVIRESLLQRRLNLRTVSTMTAAGQGGYDTPDIERRQSLEFAVQAAPGLLDPFLVPDR